A stretch of the Flavobacterium aquiphilum genome encodes the following:
- a CDS encoding alpha-L-fucosidase, with protein MDFELLYKISLLSFFVLIGCVSVYAQLSGTGGTRQLGAGITTPKMVIDDFMDKRFGMFIHFGPVSLRGTEIGWSRGKEVPTVEYDNLYKEFNPALFNADEWVKTAKDAGMKYLVITAKHHDGFCLWPTAFSDYNIMNSPFKRDIVQELSTACKKQGLAFCIYFTVADWHDPNYSEDKPGNMDQFVLTMKNELKEVIIRYKPYMLWFDGNWEKQWKQEYGATIYQYIKSVDKDVIVNNRLGKGEHTAFSSALVGDYLTPEQKIGELNMINPWESCITICNQWAWKPNDKMKSLKECIQTLVKTAGGNGNLLLNVGPMMDGRIETRQIERLKEMGIWLNK; from the coding sequence TTGGACTTCGAATTGCTTTACAAAATTAGTTTGCTCAGTTTTTTTGTTTTGATAGGTTGCGTGTCTGTATATGCCCAGCTGTCAGGTACGGGGGGTACAAGGCAGTTGGGCGCAGGCATCACCACACCAAAAATGGTGATTGATGATTTTATGGATAAGCGTTTTGGAATGTTTATTCATTTTGGTCCGGTAAGTCTTCGGGGAACCGAAATTGGCTGGAGTCGAGGCAAAGAAGTGCCGACAGTGGAATATGATAATTTATACAAAGAATTTAACCCAGCTTTGTTTAATGCCGATGAGTGGGTAAAAACAGCCAAAGATGCCGGGATGAAATACCTTGTGATTACTGCAAAGCACCATGACGGATTTTGTCTTTGGCCTACGGCTTTTTCAGATTATAATATAATGAACTCTCCTTTCAAAAGGGATATTGTTCAAGAGTTGTCGACGGCTTGTAAAAAACAAGGCTTGGCTTTTTGCATTTATTTTACTGTTGCCGATTGGCATGATCCTAATTATTCTGAAGATAAACCCGGTAATATGGATCAGTTTGTTTTGACAATGAAAAACGAATTGAAAGAGGTAATTATACGATATAAGCCCTATATGTTGTGGTTTGACGGGAATTGGGAAAAGCAATGGAAGCAAGAATATGGGGCGACCATTTACCAATACATTAAAAGTGTTGACAAAGATGTAATTGTCAATAATAGATTAGGAAAAGGAGAGCATACTGCTTTTTCATCTGCTTTAGTTGGTGATTATTTGACTCCCGAGCAAAAGATTGGGGAGTTGAATATGATTAATCCTTGGGAAAGTTGTATCACTATTTGCAATCAATGGGCTTGGAAACCCAACGATAAAATGAAATCACTGAAAGAATGCATCCAGACTTTAGTAAAAACCGCTGGTGGAAACGGAAATTTATTGCTGAATGTCGGGCCAATGATGGATGGACGAATAGAGACCAGACAAATAGAACGACTGAAAGAGATGGGGATTTGGTTAAATAAATAG
- a CDS encoding enolase C-terminal domain-like protein — protein sequence MIFKTSTADARYPLGSGAGSDAIHRNPIYSYAVTHLYDDSGHTGTGFAFTLGEGNDLVCKAAQFFADQLKGRDIEELMSDFGRVFNELSNEQQFRWLGPHKGVAHLGLASVTNACYDLWAKKRGVPLWKLLIDLKPEEIVNTLDLSYLEDEMTQEQAIELLQSNVSGKEERSKIIEKGYPGYDTSIGWFNYSDEKVRENVHKAMAEGFTAMKLKVGSKEFERDIRRSHIVREAAGDSATIMLDANQQWTLPQALEICPQFLLMNPYWIEEPTHPDDVLGHKTLADAIAPTKLALGEHVPNRIIFKNYLQTKSAGFMQVDAVRVGGVSEFISVSLLCKKYGIPVVPHVGDMGQLHQHLVLFNHISMGHEALFLEHIPHLQKHFVNPVDIKGGVYKTPMEAGSSCDLKEFSTQKKTQVII from the coding sequence ATGATTTTCAAGACTTCAACAGCTGATGCCCGTTATCCTCTAGGAAGTGGAGCGGGAAGTGATGCCATTCACAGAAATCCAATTTATTCTTATGCCGTTACCCATTTGTATGACGATAGCGGGCATACAGGAACCGGATTTGCCTTTACACTAGGTGAAGGAAATGATTTGGTTTGTAAAGCTGCGCAGTTTTTTGCCGATCAATTAAAAGGAAGGGACATAGAAGAATTAATGTCTGATTTCGGAAGAGTTTTTAATGAACTTTCTAATGAGCAACAGTTTCGCTGGTTGGGTCCACATAAAGGTGTGGCTCACTTAGGATTGGCTTCGGTAACCAATGCTTGTTATGATTTATGGGCAAAGAAAAGAGGAGTACCACTTTGGAAATTATTGATTGATTTAAAACCAGAAGAAATTGTAAACACTTTGGATCTTTCTTATTTGGAAGATGAAATGACCCAAGAACAGGCAATCGAATTATTGCAATCGAATGTAAGCGGGAAAGAAGAGCGTTCCAAAATTATAGAAAAAGGATATCCGGGATATGATACTTCGATAGGCTGGTTTAATTACAGCGACGAGAAAGTAAGGGAAAATGTTCATAAAGCAATGGCCGAAGGATTTACAGCCATGAAATTGAAAGTAGGTTCCAAAGAGTTTGAACGTGATATTCGTCGTTCGCACATTGTAAGGGAAGCTGCAGGAGATAGTGCAACGATTATGCTGGATGCTAATCAGCAATGGACATTGCCGCAGGCATTGGAAATTTGTCCTCAATTCTTGTTGATGAACCCGTATTGGATTGAAGAACCAACGCATCCTGATGATGTGTTAGGACATAAAACTTTAGCCGATGCGATTGCTCCAACAAAACTGGCATTGGGAGAACACGTTCCTAACCGAATTATTTTCAAGAACTACCTTCAAACTAAGAGTGCAGGATTTATGCAGGTAGATGCTGTGAGAGTTGGTGGTGTAAGTGAATTTATTTCAGTAAGTTTATTATGTAAAAAATATGGCATCCCTGTAGTTCCTCACGTAGGTGATATGGGGCAATTGCATCAGCATTTGGTTTTGTTTAACCATATTTCGATGGGGCACGAAGCCTTATTTTTAGAGCATATTCCTCATCTTCAAAAACATTTTGTAAATCCGGTGGATATCAAAGGTGGTGTGTATAAAACGCCAATGGAAGCAGGAAGCAGCTGTGATTTAAAAGAATTTTCAACACAAAAGAAAACGCAAGTCATAATTTAA
- a CDS encoding sodium:solute symporter, whose translation MIGTTDLIISVCYVIGILIIGLSYGIYHKRKSKENAAREYFLAGKSLKWPSIGLALFATNISTVHLVSLAQSGFDSGLLNGNFEWMAAFTLILLALFFTPFYIKSGVATLPDFLERRYDRSSRDWLVIVSIVSAIIIHIAFSMLAGGIVLKTLFNVDLYTSVIVISVITAIYTIVGGLKAVVITESIQTVVLITGATIISFAAYFKMGGWQPMVDVLQSTNGMNKLSMLRPHGDPSGMPWYAVMLGYPILGIWYWCADQTIVQRVLGAKDENHARVGPLFCGFIKILPVFIFILPGLFAYTLAHSGKLDISALQSIDETGKTIVNSKGIYTLMITQLLPTGLVGILVAALLSGLMSQVSGALNSISTMFGYDIYKRYRPNTSDVKLVGVGKIAAGVALVFSLMLLPLLNKYESIFNGLNDIIAHIAPPITCVFLLGVFWKKASAQSAKLTLWIGSALGAIVFTVNKIYVGTALAQIPFMMMAFYLFMACFAMQVVFSYVYPVQHTAQSEKLYWKSFLEPLQSKGWNGIGNYKTLSALLLLLMVGLFWIFR comes from the coding sequence ATGATTGGAACCACAGATCTCATTATCAGCGTTTGTTACGTTATTGGAATCCTTATTATTGGGTTGTCATACGGCATTTATCATAAGAGAAAAAGCAAAGAGAATGCGGCAAGAGAGTATTTTTTGGCAGGAAAATCGCTAAAATGGCCTTCTATAGGTTTGGCTCTTTTTGCTACAAATATTTCTACGGTGCATTTGGTGAGTTTGGCTCAAAGTGGTTTTGATTCTGGTTTGCTCAATGGTAATTTTGAATGGATGGCCGCCTTTACACTGATATTGCTGGCTTTGTTTTTCACTCCTTTTTACATTAAATCGGGTGTTGCCACTTTACCTGATTTCTTGGAACGCAGGTATGACCGTTCCAGTCGTGACTGGTTAGTCATTGTTTCAATAGTATCGGCGATTATTATACATATTGCGTTTTCGATGCTTGCAGGTGGGATTGTATTAAAGACTTTGTTCAATGTAGATCTTTACACAAGTGTTATAGTAATCTCTGTAATTACGGCAATATATACAATTGTTGGAGGTTTGAAAGCTGTTGTTATAACAGAATCTATTCAAACGGTAGTATTGATAACGGGAGCGACAATCATAAGTTTTGCGGCTTATTTCAAAATGGGAGGTTGGCAACCAATGGTTGATGTATTGCAATCTACAAACGGAATGAATAAACTCTCCATGCTTCGCCCACATGGTGATCCTAGCGGGATGCCTTGGTATGCCGTTATGTTGGGTTACCCGATACTTGGAATATGGTATTGGTGTGCCGATCAGACAATTGTTCAACGAGTGCTTGGGGCAAAGGATGAAAATCATGCCAGAGTAGGGCCTTTGTTTTGTGGGTTTATAAAAATTTTGCCCGTTTTTATTTTTATTCTTCCGGGGTTATTTGCTTATACATTGGCTCACTCAGGCAAATTGGATATCAGTGCTTTGCAATCTATTGACGAAACCGGAAAAACAATCGTTAACAGTAAAGGAATTTATACTTTGATGATAACCCAATTGTTGCCTACCGGATTGGTTGGAATTTTGGTGGCTGCATTGTTATCAGGATTGATGAGTCAGGTTTCAGGAGCTTTGAATTCTATTTCAACTATGTTTGGATATGACATTTACAAACGCTATCGTCCAAATACAAGTGATGTAAAATTGGTTGGTGTGGGTAAAATAGCGGCTGGAGTTGCTTTGGTTTTTTCTTTGATGTTGTTGCCTTTGCTTAATAAATACGAAAGTATTTTCAACGGATTGAACGACATTATTGCACACATCGCACCTCCAATTACCTGTGTTTTTCTTTTAGGGGTTTTTTGGAAAAAAGCCTCAGCTCAATCGGCTAAATTGACGCTTTGGATTGGGTCGGCATTGGGAGCCATTGTGTTTACGGTAAATAAAATATATGTAGGTACAGCTTTGGCACAGATTCCGTTCATGATGATGGCTTTCTATCTTTTTATGGCCTGTTTTGCTATGCAGGTTGTTTTCTCTTATGTGTATCCGGTTCAACATACTGCGCAAAGCGAGAAATTGTATTGGAAATCATTTTTGGAACCATTGCAAAGCAAAGGATGGAACGGAATCGGAAATTATAAAACACTATCGGCCTTATTGTTGCTTTTGATGGTAGGGCTATTTTGGATTTTTAGATAG
- a CDS encoding L-rhamnose mutarotase, whose translation MYSIIIALVIVMITASFFLFFNNCTNEGKVGLSKEISRMGMVTGIKPDKIEYYKQLHAKAWPGVLKKLREVNIKNYSIYIQKIEDKYFLFSYFEYTGSDFDKDMKKMAADKTTQRWWKETDPTQIPLPEAASKKQVWTDMEEVFHTN comes from the coding sequence ATGTATTCTATCATAATCGCTTTGGTGATTGTTATGATAACGGCAAGTTTTTTTCTGTTTTTTAATAATTGTACAAATGAAGGGAAAGTAGGGCTATCTAAGGAAATTAGCCGAATGGGAATGGTTACCGGAATAAAGCCTGACAAAATTGAATATTATAAACAGTTGCATGCAAAAGCCTGGCCTGGTGTTTTAAAGAAATTAAGAGAAGTTAACATTAAAAATTACTCCATATACATTCAAAAAATTGAGGACAAGTATTTTTTGTTCAGTTATTTCGAATATACCGGCTCTGATTTTGACAAAGACATGAAAAAAATGGCTGCGGATAAAACTACGCAACGCTGGTGGAAAGAGACTGATCCCACCCAAATTCCGTTGCCGGAAGCAGCAAGCAAAAAACAAGTATGGACTGATATGGAAGAAGTTTTCCATACAAATTAA
- a CDS encoding SDR family NAD(P)-dependent oxidoreductase encodes MQLLANKIIFLTGGSMGIGLECAKKYAEAGAKVMIMANHEPSLIESMKILGEGHSSFFGDISNSSEVEKAIEFTLKQYGKIDVIHNNAGIACPSKPLDETDEYEWDKLFDINLKGVFFTTRFGLEALKQTQGCILNTSSIVGEIGQENHAAYSATKGALNSLTKSMALDYAKYKIRVNAVAPAGVWTPMLREWGKEQKDSAKIEKYLDDIHVLGYCPEGDVIADACVFIVSDKARFITGNVMPVSGGAELGYRRFD; translated from the coding sequence ATGCAACTACTAGCTAATAAAATTATATTTCTAACTGGAGGATCAATGGGGATTGGTTTGGAATGTGCCAAAAAATATGCCGAAGCAGGAGCCAAAGTAATGATTATGGCCAATCATGAACCTTCATTGATTGAATCTATGAAAATATTAGGGGAAGGACATAGCTCTTTTTTTGGTGATATTTCTAATTCATCCGAAGTGGAAAAAGCTATTGAATTTACTTTAAAACAATATGGTAAAATCGATGTGATTCACAATAATGCCGGTATTGCATGCCCATCAAAACCATTGGATGAAACCGATGAATACGAATGGGATAAACTTTTTGATATCAATCTTAAAGGAGTATTTTTCACTACGCGATTTGGCTTGGAAGCTTTGAAGCAAACTCAAGGTTGTATTTTAAACACTAGTAGTATTGTTGGAGAAATAGGTCAGGAAAATCACGCTGCTTATTCAGCGACAAAAGGAGCATTGAATTCATTGACTAAGTCGATGGCTTTGGATTATGCCAAATATAAAATAAGAGTCAATGCTGTCGCACCAGCCGGAGTATGGACACCTATGCTGAGAGAGTGGGGGAAAGAGCAAAAGGATTCGGCTAAAATCGAAAAGTATTTGGATGATATCCATGTTTTGGGTTATTGTCCTGAAGGAGATGTTATCGCCGATGCTTGTGTCTTTATCGTTTCGGATAAAGCGAGATTTATTACGGGTAATGTAATGCCGGTAAGCGGAGGTGCAGAGTTAGGCTATAGAAGATTTGATTAA
- a CDS encoding glycoside hydrolase family protein, whose amino-acid sequence MQNLKFIIVFFLMHSLVSAQDNLDFQKLIGQVETKDFFSSPDYYTWCSSIIKGEDGKFYMFYSRWSHGKRTETDDPMNYIFNGFSGWCKYSEIACAVSDKIAGPYKYVATVLKSKGANSTDWDKFTFHNPQIRKFNKTYYLYYISNSYDPTLFENDTNKTKDWKQWLKYNCTQKIGVIKANRISDFINGKYIKPAAPLMQPDNVKTFEVTTNPTVTQGQDGRYYMMFKSRKPNVGHMTFWMAVSDKPDGKFTIVSDVFTNADMACEDPCMWYDKKRKRYYAAVKYYSNSKKLVPQFGALALITSEDGVNWQGAQNPLISLRELKTKDGIIQLAHLERPFVYMDEKGQPVALFAAASIKEPSQGGEHPASDYNSFVVCFKLNDNKK is encoded by the coding sequence ATGCAAAATCTGAAATTTATTATTGTATTTTTTTTGATGCATAGCTTGGTTTCTGCCCAGGATAATTTGGATTTCCAAAAATTAATCGGACAGGTTGAAACCAAAGACTTTTTTTCGTCACCTGATTACTATACTTGGTGCAGTAGTATTATCAAAGGGGAGGACGGTAAATTTTATATGTTTTATTCCCGATGGTCACACGGAAAAAGAACCGAAACCGATGATCCAATGAACTATATTTTCAATGGTTTTAGTGGTTGGTGTAAATATTCAGAAATAGCTTGTGCTGTATCCGATAAAATTGCGGGGCCTTATAAATATGTTGCTACTGTATTGAAATCTAAAGGAGCTAACTCTACAGACTGGGACAAATTTACTTTTCATAATCCGCAAATCAGAAAGTTTAATAAGACTTATTATCTGTACTATATATCCAATTCGTATGACCCAACTTTATTTGAAAATGATACAAATAAAACAAAAGATTGGAAGCAATGGTTGAAGTATAATTGCACTCAAAAGATTGGTGTTATAAAAGCCAATCGTATTTCGGATTTTATTAACGGAAAATATATAAAGCCGGCAGCTCCATTGATGCAGCCAGATAATGTGAAAACATTTGAAGTAACAACAAACCCAACAGTTACCCAAGGTCAAGACGGTAGGTATTACATGATGTTTAAATCTCGAAAGCCTAACGTGGGGCATATGACTTTTTGGATGGCAGTAAGTGACAAACCAGATGGAAAATTTACCATTGTGAGTGATGTGTTTACCAATGCTGACATGGCTTGTGAGGATCCGTGTATGTGGTACGACAAAAAACGAAAAAGATATTATGCCGCTGTAAAATATTATTCCAATAGTAAAAAATTAGTGCCTCAGTTTGGCGCATTGGCACTTATAACATCTGAAGATGGAGTAAACTGGCAAGGAGCTCAAAATCCTTTGATTTCATTGCGAGAGCTTAAAACCAAAGACGGAATCATCCAGTTAGCTCATTTGGAACGTCCTTTTGTTTATATGGATGAAAAGGGACAGCCTGTAGCATTATTTGCGGCAGCATCAATAAAAGAACCGTCACAAGGCGGCGAACATCCAGCATCCGACTATAATTCGTTTGTGGTTTGTTTTAAATTAAATGATAATAAAAAGTAA